A part of Eubacterium sp. AB3007 genomic DNA contains:
- the aroQ gene encoding type II 3-dehydroquinate dehydratase has translation MRVMVINGPNLNMLGIREPEIYGSKTYEDLIHYMEGAAEALDVEIVEFYQSNHEGDLVDAIQRAYSTCDGIVINPGAYTHTSIALLDAVKTVGLPVVEVHISDPDKRETFRKRSYIRRACIATVKGMGLDGYIEALKILTRHQ, from the coding sequence ATGCGTGTCATGGTCATCAACGGTCCCAATCTGAATATGCTCGGGATTCGGGAACCGGAAATCTACGGGAGCAAGACCTACGAGGATCTGATCCATTACATGGAAGGGGCTGCAGAGGCGCTGGACGTGGAGATCGTGGAGTTCTACCAGTCCAACCACGAGGGGGATCTGGTCGATGCAATCCAACGGGCCTACAGCACTTGCGACGGGATTGTGATCAACCCGGGGGCCTACACTCACACCAGCATCGCGCTTTTGGATGCGGTGAAGACAGTAGGACTTCCCGTGGTGGAGGTGCACATCTCCGACCCGGACAAACGGGAGACGTTCCGCAAGCGGTCGTATATCCGCAGAGCCTGCATCGCCACGGTGAAGGGCATGGGGCTGGATGGGTATATCGAGGCACTGAAGATATTGACAAGACATCAATAA
- a CDS encoding shikimate kinase: MAKYGLIGEHLSHSYSPMIHKMFGDYEYDLLEVTEEELPSLLHSEEYQGFNVTIPYKTIVSGMCDEISNTAHRIGAVNTVVKREDGTLYGCNTDYLGFRYLMEKNKIYPGGQKCLIFGSGGASRTIQCVLEDLGAKEIVVISRNTEENYNNIGRHHDATILVNATPVGMYPDNLRKLVDLGQFDELKGVVDVIYNPARTLLILDAEARGIPCASGLDMLVAQAWESSELFQGTDIDKDEILEVAEALRAEMQNMILIGMPGAGKTMLGRKMAKAQGREFLDVDDMVEEREGMSVAEIFAQKGEAYFRKIETEELEKACKRTGVVIATGGGVVKTKRNYNIIRQNGRVVWIKRDLDKLETDGRPLSISTPVQQLYDERKDLYESWSDYFIDNNQEMK, from the coding sequence ATGGCTAAGTATGGTCTGATCGGGGAACACCTTTCCCACAGTTATTCCCCGATGATCCATAAGATGTTCGGGGATTATGAGTATGATCTGCTGGAAGTGACGGAAGAGGAACTGCCCTCCCTGTTGCATTCCGAGGAGTACCAGGGGTTTAATGTGACGATACCGTACAAGACCATCGTATCGGGGATGTGTGACGAGATCAGCAATACCGCACACAGGATCGGAGCGGTGAACACAGTGGTGAAGCGGGAGGATGGCACGCTGTACGGCTGCAACACCGATTATCTGGGATTTCGCTATCTGATGGAGAAGAACAAGATCTACCCCGGTGGTCAGAAGTGTCTGATCTTCGGAAGCGGAGGAGCGTCCAGGACGATCCAGTGTGTGCTGGAGGATCTCGGTGCCAAGGAGATCGTCGTCATCTCCCGCAACACAGAGGAGAACTACAACAACATCGGCCGTCACCACGATGCTACGATCCTGGTCAACGCGACACCGGTGGGCATGTACCCGGACAACCTGCGGAAGCTGGTGGATCTGGGGCAGTTCGACGAACTGAAGGGCGTTGTGGATGTGATCTACAATCCGGCGCGGACGCTTCTGATCCTGGACGCAGAGGCTCGGGGGATCCCCTGTGCCAGCGGCCTTGACATGCTGGTCGCGCAAGCCTGGGAGTCAAGCGAGCTCTTCCAGGGGACGGACATTGACAAGGACGAGATACTGGAGGTAGCAGAAGCCTTGCGGGCGGAGATGCAGAACATGATCCTGATCGGTATGCCGGGAGCCGGCAAGACCATGCTGGGACGTAAGATGGCCAAGGCCCAGGGAAGGGAATTCCTGGACGTGGACGACATGGTGGAAGAACGGGAAGGCATGTCGGTTGCAGAGATCTTTGCCCAGAAGGGGGAGGCCTACTTCCGGAAGATCGAGACAGAGGAACTGGAGAAGGCCTGCAAGCGGACCGGCGTGGTGATCGCCACCGGTGGTGGTGTGGTGAAGACCAAGCGTAACTACAACATTATCCGCCAGAACGGACGGGTGGTCTGGATCAAGCGGGATCTGGACAAGCTGGAGACAGACGGAAGACCGCTCTCCATCTCCACACCGGTGCAGCAGCTGTACGACGAGCGGAAGGATCTCTACGAGTCGTGGAGCGACTATTTTATCGATAATAACCAGGAGATGAAATGA
- a CDS encoding chorismate mutase: MELKDYRAEIDRIDREIVSLFQQRMRTCEGIARYKQANNLPVMDTGRELEKIDQVRGLVDKDMEKYIELLYNVIMKMSRAHQKEIV, from the coding sequence ATGGAATTGAAGGACTACAGAGCTGAGATCGACAGGATCGACAGGGAGATCGTCTCACTGTTTCAGCAGCGCATGCGGACCTGCGAAGGGATCGCCAGATACAAGCAGGCAAACAACCTGCCCGTGATGGATACTGGCCGGGAACTGGAGAAGATCGATCAGGTCAGGGGACTTGTTGATAAGGATATGGAAAAATATATAGAATTGTTATATAATGTAATTATGAAGATGAGCCGAGCTCATCAGAAGGAAATCGTGTAG
- a CDS encoding prephenate dehydratase domain-containing protein, which produces MAEKRIGECEERAKVLEEEIMERLYARMRLATELAEERKAQGLQVLDPIRERTRLEEITGEAPAEFAGYSKVLYSTLNELIRDNTRAAVMEDTELVKMIRNACEGTPRVFPERAMVACQGVQGAYQQQACDRLFSMPQIMYARNFNGVFAAIEQGLCQYGVLPLENSTAGSVNSIYELMSKYRFYIVRSVRLKIDHCLLAKKGTKQGEIREIFSHEMAILQCQDYLKNFAGVKVTVCSNTAEAAERVASSQRRDVAALASYECTELYDLVCLEDSVQDSENNYTRFICISKDLEIYPGANKTSMMLSVAHRPGALYNVLSSFNALGINISKLESRPIGSRDFVYRFYFDIDAEAYSEKFIRLMNQIQELSAEFRYLGSYSEV; this is translated from the coding sequence ATGGCGGAAAAAAGAATAGGAGAATGCGAGGAGAGAGCGAAGGTTTTGGAGGAAGAAATCATGGAGCGCCTGTACGCGCGCATGCGTCTTGCAACAGAACTGGCGGAGGAGAGAAAGGCACAGGGGCTGCAGGTGCTGGATCCGATCCGGGAGCGCACCAGGCTGGAGGAGATCACGGGAGAGGCGCCGGCGGAGTTTGCCGGATACAGCAAGGTTCTCTACAGCACCCTGAACGAGCTGATCCGGGATAACACCAGGGCAGCCGTGATGGAGGATACGGAGCTTGTCAAGATGATCCGAAATGCCTGCGAAGGGACACCGCGAGTATTTCCCGAGCGCGCCATGGTAGCCTGTCAGGGCGTACAGGGAGCGTATCAGCAGCAGGCCTGTGACCGGCTTTTCTCCATGCCGCAGATCATGTACGCAAGGAATTTCAACGGCGTTTTCGCTGCCATCGAGCAGGGGCTATGCCAGTACGGGGTGCTGCCGCTGGAGAACAGCACGGCGGGCTCCGTCAACAGCATTTACGAACTGATGAGCAAGTACAGGTTCTATATCGTCCGAAGCGTGCGGCTGAAGATCGATCACTGTCTTCTGGCGAAGAAGGGCACAAAGCAAGGCGAGATCAGGGAGATCTTTTCCCACGAGATGGCTATTCTTCAGTGTCAGGACTACCTGAAGAATTTTGCGGGAGTGAAGGTGACGGTGTGCAGCAACACCGCAGAAGCGGCAGAACGCGTGGCTAGTTCGCAGCGCCGTGATGTGGCTGCCCTGGCTTCCTATGAGTGTACGGAACTCTACGACTTGGTGTGCCTGGAGGATTCTGTACAGGATAGCGAAAACAACTACACCAGGTTCATTTGTATTAGCAAGGATCTGGAGATCTACCCGGGGGCCAACAAGACCTCGATGATGCTGTCCGTGGCACATCGTCCGGGGGCGCTGTACAATGTGCTTTCCAGTTTCAATGCGCTGGGGATCAACATTTCCAAACTGGAGTCAAGGCCCATCGGCAGTCGGGATTTTGTGTACCGCTTCTATTTTGATATCGATGCGGAGGCGTACTCAGAAAAGTTTATTCGTCTGATGAACCAGATCCAGGAACTGTCTGCGGAGTTCCGTTATCTTGGAAGCTACAGCGAGGTATGA
- a CDS encoding chorismate synthase — translation MSSIFGNTIRVSIFGESHGPAIGVSIDGVPAGEAIDMEVLQAFLDRRAPGRGRYSTPRKESDQPEFLSGVLNGRTTGSPIAAIIRNRNTRSGDYSQMQDVPRPGHADYTARIRYGGYEDVRGGGHFSGRLTAPLCIAGGIFLQILHRQGIHIQAEILEIGGNREDPYGEIDRARAEEDSVGGIIQCTAEGVPAGIGAPMFDGVENRISQCVFGIPAVKGIEFGSGFAGSRMRGSENNDPYGFVDGESKALSNHHGGALGGITSGMPIVFRVAVKPTPSIGKEQQSIRYSQKENVKMRVKGRHDPCIVPRALPCVEAACAIALYDMIAENVR, via the coding sequence ATGAGTTCAATATTTGGAAATACTATCAGAGTATCAATCTTTGGGGAATCCCATGGACCCGCCATTGGGGTCAGTATCGATGGTGTTCCCGCTGGAGAGGCCATCGATATGGAAGTACTGCAGGCCTTCCTGGACAGACGGGCCCCCGGCAGAGGCCGGTATTCCACGCCTCGTAAGGAGAGTGACCAGCCGGAGTTTCTCAGCGGTGTTCTGAACGGAAGGACGACAGGAAGCCCCATCGCAGCCATTATCCGCAACCGCAACACCAGATCCGGCGATTACAGCCAGATGCAGGATGTACCTCGTCCAGGGCATGCGGATTACACTGCCCGCATTCGGTACGGTGGCTATGAGGATGTGCGAGGCGGTGGGCACTTCTCCGGAAGGCTGACCGCTCCTCTTTGTATCGCAGGAGGGATCTTCCTGCAGATCCTCCACCGGCAGGGGATCCATATCCAGGCAGAGATCCTGGAGATCGGCGGTAATCGGGAGGATCCCTATGGAGAGATCGACCGAGCGAGAGCGGAGGAAGATTCCGTTGGTGGGATCATCCAGTGTACCGCAGAGGGAGTGCCTGCCGGCATCGGCGCCCCCATGTTTGATGGTGTGGAGAACAGGATCTCCCAATGCGTGTTTGGGATCCCCGCGGTCAAGGGCATTGAGTTTGGGAGCGGGTTTGCCGGCAGCAGGATGCGGGGAAGTGAGAACAACGATCCATATGGTTTTGTGGACGGGGAAAGCAAGGCTTTGTCCAACCACCACGGCGGGGCGCTGGGGGGGATCACCAGCGGGATGCCCATCGTCTTTCGGGTGGCCGTCAAACCGACACCATCCATCGGGAAAGAACAGCAGAGTATCCGTTACAGTCAGAAAGAGAATGTAAAGATGCGCGTGAAAGGCCGGCACGATCCTTGTATCGTGCCCAGGGCGCTTCCCTGTGTGGAGGCGGCTTGTGCGATCGCGCTTTACGATATGATCGCCGAGAATGTGAGGTAA
- the aroA gene encoding 3-phosphoshikimate 1-carboxyvinyltransferase: MATTIDIIPSKSFAHRALICAALADMHTDIRCDLPSRDIEATRACVGAILDGGNIMECGESGSTLRFLLPVMGALGRKGIFMTEGRLSDRPLTPLVQELETHGCSLSPQGETPITIEGQLTPGIFTLPGNISSQYITGLLMALPLLDGDSTIDVMGNLESAPYVAITTEVLRQFGILWITKMTRHGMSFEVPGNQRYEGPDTFVVEGDWSAAAFWLAAGALGRKPITVRGLNMNSMQGDIKILDVLRQFCVDVVEGDAEVTVYPSHLQGCEVDVSAIPDLAPVIALLGTAATGRTEIVNAARLRLKESDRLHSIAESLNALGMSVQEKSDSLAIKGSIRKGFRGGRVSSFGDHRIVMMEAIASLICRDKVIIDGKEDVAKSYPGFFEVMHQAGLDHNVE; the protein is encoded by the coding sequence ATGGCGACAACGATCGATATCATTCCATCAAAATCATTCGCGCACAGAGCGCTGATCTGTGCAGCGCTGGCAGACATGCATACAGATATTCGCTGTGATCTGCCCTCCCGTGACATCGAGGCGACCCGTGCTTGTGTAGGGGCGATCCTGGACGGAGGGAATATCATGGAGTGCGGAGAGAGCGGTTCGACGCTCAGGTTTCTGTTGCCTGTCATGGGCGCCCTTGGAAGAAAAGGGATCTTCATGACGGAGGGGAGGCTCTCAGACCGGCCGCTGACACCGCTGGTACAGGAACTGGAGACACACGGATGTTCGCTGAGTCCCCAGGGAGAGACCCCGATCACCATTGAGGGGCAGCTGACACCGGGGATCTTTACCTTGCCAGGAAACATCTCCTCCCAGTACATCACCGGACTCCTGATGGCTTTGCCCCTACTGGATGGGGACAGTACCATCGATGTCATGGGGAATCTGGAATCAGCGCCCTATGTGGCGATCACCACAGAAGTCCTTCGACAGTTTGGAATCCTATGGATCACCAAGATGACTCGTCACGGTATGAGTTTTGAGGTTCCTGGGAATCAGAGATACGAAGGACCAGATACCTTTGTGGTCGAGGGGGACTGGTCCGCTGCGGCGTTCTGGCTGGCGGCAGGCGCCCTTGGCCGCAAGCCCATCACCGTCCGGGGGCTTAACATGAACTCCATGCAGGGAGACATCAAGATCCTGGACGTGCTCAGACAGTTCTGTGTGGACGTGGTGGAAGGAGATGCGGAAGTCACCGTGTATCCCTCGCATCTGCAGGGCTGCGAGGTGGACGTGTCAGCGATCCCGGACCTGGCTCCTGTGATCGCGCTGCTGGGTACCGCTGCTACAGGGCGGACGGAGATCGTCAATGCAGCCAGGCTGCGGCTCAAGGAAAGCGACCGCCTCCACTCCATCGCGGAGAGTCTGAACGCGCTGGGGATGAGCGTGCAGGAGAAAAGTGACAGCCTGGCCATCAAGGGGAGCATCCGCAAGGGTTTCCGGGGAGGGCGTGTTTCCTCCTTCGGCGACCACAGGATCGTCATGATGGAAGCGATCGCCTCCCTCATCTGCAGGGACAAAGTCATCATCGACGGGAAGGAAGACGTAGCGAAATCGTATCCTGGGTTTTTTGAGGTCATGCACCAGGCAGGTCTTGACCACAATGTGGAGTGA
- a CDS encoding prephenate dehydrogenase/arogenate dehydrogenase family protein has protein sequence MKVGIVGLGLIGGSLAKAYRNAGAVVLGIDREDLVTRYALMAEAIDDELADNNIDTCDLILIAITPVAAVEWFREHAPLISRNTVVIDCCGTKRFVCGECFPIAEKYGITYMGGHPMAGKERGGIKNSSADLFQNAPFILVPWEATDMELLMRVKGMLMLAGFGRVGVTTSDEHDRVIAFTSQMPHIVSNGFIKSETALVDSQMISAGSYQDFTRVAYLDEKMWSELFLENKDYLTAEIKGLIEKLQEYETAIEEDDKDKLEKLLAEGKICKERVLQKCGPAQINGE, from the coding sequence ATGAAAGTAGGAATCGTAGGGCTAGGGCTTATCGGTGGCTCCCTTGCCAAGGCCTATCGGAATGCGGGTGCCGTTGTTCTGGGAATTGACAGGGAAGATCTGGTAACACGCTATGCGCTGATGGCGGAGGCGATCGATGATGAGCTGGCAGACAACAACATCGACACATGTGATCTGATCCTCATCGCCATCACCCCTGTCGCTGCGGTGGAATGGTTCCGTGAGCACGCTCCGCTGATCTCCCGGAATACCGTCGTGATCGACTGCTGCGGCACCAAACGTTTTGTCTGCGGCGAATGCTTTCCTATCGCAGAGAAATATGGGATCACCTACATGGGAGGACACCCCATGGCCGGAAAGGAGCGTGGGGGAATCAAGAACAGCAGCGCGGATCTGTTTCAGAACGCGCCCTTTATCCTGGTGCCCTGGGAGGCTACAGATATGGAACTCCTCATGCGGGTAAAGGGCATGCTGATGCTGGCGGGGTTCGGCCGGGTGGGCGTGACTACCTCGGACGAGCACGACCGGGTCATTGCGTTCACCTCGCAGATGCCACACATCGTGTCCAACGGGTTCATCAAGAGTGAGACCGCCCTGGTGGACAGCCAGATGATCTCTGCGGGCAGCTATCAGGATTTCACCAGGGTAGCCTATCTGGACGAGAAGATGTGGTCGGAACTCTTTCTGGAGAATAAGGACTATCTGACAGCGGAGATCAAGGGACTGATCGAGAAGCTGCAGGAATACGAGACAGCCATTGAGGAAGATGACAAGGACAAGTTAGAGAAATTACTGGCAGAAGGGAAGATCTGTAAGGAACGCGTTCTTCAGAAGTGCGGACCTGCACAGATCAACGGAGAATAA
- the aroF gene encoding 3-deoxy-7-phosphoheptulonate synthase — protein sequence MVTILRPGTTEEQKRMLIKWFEDQGLRVTEYVNDDETVLGLIGDTSQIDIEMLESLDIVDRVVEISEPFKKANREFHPEDSIVDIDDVQIGGGHFAVIAGPCSVETEEQIVGVAEAVKEAGATLLRGGAFKPRTSPYDFQGLKAEGLRLLLEAKKITGLPIVTEIMNQEHLDLFADVDVIQVGARNMQNFELLKELGHSNKPVLLKRGLANTIKELLMSAEYIMSGGNENIILCERGIRTFETYTRNTLDLSVIPVLHELTHLPVVVDPSHATGHSGLVPSMALAATAGGADGLMIEVHNNPAMALCDGPQSLTPAQFSNTMAKVRKIREVL from the coding sequence ATGGTAACGATTTTGAGACCGGGTACAACGGAAGAACAGAAGCGAATGCTGATCAAGTGGTTTGAGGATCAGGGCCTCAGGGTGACGGAATACGTCAATGACGACGAGACCGTGCTGGGACTGATCGGAGACACCAGCCAGATCGATATCGAGATGCTGGAGTCGCTGGATATCGTGGATCGGGTGGTAGAGATCTCTGAGCCATTTAAGAAGGCCAATCGGGAGTTCCATCCGGAAGATTCCATCGTGGACATCGATGATGTCCAGATCGGCGGAGGCCATTTTGCGGTGATCGCAGGGCCCTGTTCCGTGGAGACAGAAGAGCAGATCGTCGGCGTTGCGGAGGCCGTGAAGGAGGCCGGAGCGACCCTTCTGCGAGGAGGCGCGTTCAAGCCCAGGACATCGCCTTATGATTTCCAGGGACTGAAGGCCGAAGGACTGCGCCTTCTCCTGGAAGCCAAGAAGATCACCGGGCTGCCCATCGTCACGGAGATCATGAACCAGGAGCATCTGGATCTGTTTGCGGATGTGGATGTGATCCAGGTGGGAGCACGGAATATGCAGAATTTTGAACTTCTGAAGGAACTGGGACATTCCAACAAGCCGGTCCTGCTGAAGAGGGGGCTGGCCAATACCATCAAGGAACTGTTGATGAGCGCGGAGTATATCATGAGCGGCGGGAATGAGAACATCATCCTCTGTGAGCGAGGGATCCGCACCTTTGAGACCTATACCAGAAACACCCTGGATCTATCTGTGATCCCGGTACTCCATGAGTTGACACACCTGCCGGTGGTGGTTGACCCCAGTCATGCCACAGGACACTCCGGTCTGGTTCCCTCCATGGCACTGGCAGCCACGGCAGGGGGTGCAGACGGTCTGATGATCGAGGTGCATAACAACCCAGCCATGGCTCTGTGTGACGGACCGCAGTCATTGACACCGGCCCAGTTCTCAAACACCATGGCCAAAGTCAGAAAGATCAGGGAGGTGTTATAG
- a CDS encoding RNA-binding protein, with product MNEDNLIIAQAGDRLEQCRNRNYMTNTVFLDSHQQSVLRQVYGKEPEVRFHGGYPEAERVCMLCLPDYMGEPDPELFTVIRAQIAGKGGPVPGHRDYLGALTGLGIRREMTGDILVREDGADIIVLSEIAEFLLAEYGKAGRTTLSVSAVPIGDLMIPRQEPQMISDSVASVRLDNVVASAFRLSRTKAVDLIRQGQVFVDHMESLKPDQKLAEGTLISVRHQGRVRLVEIGGRSRKGREYITMEKY from the coding sequence ATGAATGAAGACAATCTCATCATTGCTCAGGCGGGAGACCGTCTGGAGCAGTGTCGAAACAGAAATTATATGACCAATACAGTTTTCCTGGACAGCCATCAGCAATCCGTGCTCAGGCAGGTATACGGGAAGGAACCGGAGGTACGCTTTCATGGGGGATACCCAGAGGCAGAGCGGGTATGTATGCTTTGTCTGCCAGACTATATGGGGGAACCGGATCCGGAGCTCTTCACCGTGATCCGCGCGCAGATCGCCGGGAAAGGCGGCCCGGTACCGGGCCATCGGGATTACCTGGGCGCACTGACCGGACTTGGGATCCGCCGGGAGATGACAGGAGATATACTGGTGCGAGAGGATGGGGCTGACATCATCGTACTGAGCGAAATCGCGGAGTTCCTGCTGGCTGAGTATGGTAAAGCAGGAAGGACAACCCTTTCGGTGAGTGCGGTGCCTATCGGAGACCTGATGATCCCTCGCCAGGAGCCTCAGATGATCAGCGATTCGGTGGCTTCGGTGCGGTTGGATAACGTGGTGGCATCTGCGTTTCGTCTTTCCCGCACAAAAGCAGTCGACCTGATCCGACAGGGGCAGGTGTTTGTCGATCACATGGAGAGTCTGAAGCCGGATCAGAAACTGGCTGAGGGGACGCTGATCAGCGTGCGGCACCAGGGTCGGGTGAGACTGGTTGAGATCGGCGGCAGGTCCAGAAAGGGCCGGGAATACATAACCATGGAAAAGTATTGA
- a CDS encoding cation-translocating P-type ATPase, producing the protein MDKFYTHKPKEIMQEFGTTESGLTLSHVTENRAQYGENKLQEKKSKSTLQIFLEQFKDLLVIILIVAALISAATGNLESTLVIIAVLILNAILGTAQTIKAEKSLESLKKLSSPTARVIRDGEQQIIDAADLVCGDIVLLEAGDIIPGDGRIIENFSLKVNESSLTGESESAEKTSELIQEEVALGDQSNMVFSGSLVTYGRARVIITAVGQHTELGRIAGLMNDTGERKTPLQVTMDNFSKKLSIAIILICIVVLGLSLYRGQSFVDALLFAVALAVAAIPEALSSIITISLAIGTSRMADQNAIIKQLSAVEGLGCVSIICSDKTGTLTQNRMTVEYKSEWKEQEQILLIASILANDTHIVDGTTVGDPTETAFVDYYRNNFNDYYEVLTAHPRLSEVPFDSDRKLMSTLHKFDDHYIMFTKGALDVILSRSANLTEAEKDEIIEENFRLSNEGLRVLAFAQRVYKEPKDLTTDDEYHLEYIGLMAEMDPPRPESKQAVSDCIAAGIKPIMITGDHKITASAIARRIGIMQEGDLAVTGPELDRMSEEELTEKLPHISVYARVSPDNKIRIVNAWQDRANIVAMTGDGVNDGPALKSADVGVAMGITGTEVAKDSASMILTDDNFATIIKSVLNGRNIYANIKNAIKFLLSGNAAGIITVLYASLLALPNPFTAVQLLFINLITDSLPALAISMEPSDPTLIHDKPRPRDESVLNRPTMTEIVTTGVLIAIATIIAFYIGLQGGRTDMLDDSGVDFGAVTASTMAFSTLCLARLWHGFNCRGRAGIFKLGLTTNLYSIGAFGLGALLLHLLLLVKPLSHVFNIAPLNPHLLMWVWGLSLAPTLVIQVYKAIRYR; encoded by the coding sequence ATGGACAAGTTTTACACGCATAAACCGAAGGAGATCATGCAGGAATTTGGCACCACCGAAAGTGGCCTGACCCTGTCCCACGTGACCGAGAACCGCGCCCAATACGGCGAAAACAAACTTCAGGAAAAGAAGTCGAAATCCACCCTGCAGATTTTTCTGGAGCAGTTCAAGGATCTGCTGGTGATCATCCTGATCGTTGCGGCACTGATCTCTGCTGCTACCGGCAACCTGGAAAGCACCCTGGTGATCATCGCCGTCCTGATCCTGAATGCCATCCTGGGTACTGCCCAAACTATCAAGGCGGAGAAATCTCTGGAAAGCCTGAAGAAACTCTCCTCCCCCACCGCTCGCGTGATCCGGGATGGAGAGCAACAGATCATCGATGCGGCAGACCTGGTCTGCGGCGACATCGTCCTGCTGGAGGCTGGGGATATCATTCCGGGAGATGGTCGAATCATCGAGAACTTCTCCCTGAAGGTGAATGAGTCTTCTCTCACGGGGGAATCGGAGAGCGCAGAGAAAACCAGCGAGTTGATCCAGGAGGAGGTGGCCCTGGGCGATCAGAGCAACATGGTCTTCTCCGGATCTCTGGTCACCTACGGAAGAGCCAGGGTCATCATCACCGCTGTTGGACAGCACACAGAGCTTGGACGCATCGCCGGCCTGATGAACGACACCGGCGAGCGCAAGACACCTCTGCAGGTCACCATGGACAACTTCAGCAAGAAGCTCTCCATCGCCATCATCCTGATCTGCATCGTGGTGCTGGGTCTGTCCCTCTATCGGGGCCAAAGCTTTGTGGACGCGCTCCTGTTTGCTGTTGCCCTGGCGGTCGCGGCCATTCCGGAGGCCTTGTCCTCCATCATTACCATCTCGCTGGCCATCGGCACTTCCCGCATGGCTGATCAGAACGCCATCATCAAGCAGCTTTCTGCTGTCGAGGGGCTGGGCTGTGTGTCCATCATCTGCTCTGACAAGACAGGCACCCTGACACAAAACCGAATGACGGTGGAATACAAGAGCGAATGGAAGGAGCAGGAACAGATCCTGTTGATCGCTTCGATCCTCGCCAATGACACCCACATCGTAGACGGTACCACCGTTGGAGATCCCACGGAGACTGCCTTTGTAGATTACTACCGAAACAACTTCAACGACTATTATGAGGTTCTGACGGCACACCCGCGCCTGTCAGAGGTCCCCTTCGACTCTGACCGGAAGCTGATGAGCACCCTACACAAATTTGATGACCATTATATCATGTTCACCAAGGGCGCTCTGGACGTTATCCTCTCCCGCAGTGCCAATCTGACGGAAGCAGAGAAGGATGAGATCATTGAGGAGAACTTCCGGCTGTCCAACGAAGGGCTTCGGGTACTGGCCTTTGCGCAGAGAGTATATAAGGAACCGAAGGACCTGACCACCGATGATGAGTATCATCTGGAATACATCGGCCTCATGGCGGAGATGGATCCACCCAGACCGGAATCCAAACAAGCTGTGTCTGATTGTATTGCTGCAGGGATCAAGCCCATCATGATTACCGGCGACCATAAGATCACCGCTTCTGCCATCGCAAGGCGCATCGGAATCATGCAGGAGGGGGATTTGGCGGTCACTGGTCCGGAATTGGACCGCATGAGCGAGGAAGAACTGACCGAAAAGCTACCCCACATCTCCGTTTACGCTCGCGTCTCCCCGGATAACAAGATCCGTATCGTGAACGCCTGGCAGGACCGTGCCAACATCGTAGCCATGACCGGCGACGGTGTCAACGACGGCCCCGCTCTGAAGAGTGCCGACGTAGGTGTAGCCATGGGCATCACCGGAACAGAGGTGGCCAAAGACTCCGCCTCTATGATCCTGACAGACGACAATTTTGCCACCATCATCAAGTCGGTGCTGAACGGCCGAAACATCTATGCCAATATCAAGAACGCTATCAAGTTCCTGCTGTCGGGAAATGCCGCAGGGATCATCACCGTGCTCTACGCATCCCTGCTGGCCCTGCCAAACCCCTTCACAGCGGTGCAGTTATTGTTCATCAACCTGATCACAGACAGCCTGCCTGCCCTGGCAATCAGCATGGAACCTTCGGATCCGACGCTGATCCACGACAAGCCTCGTCCCCGCGACGAGTCCGTGCTGAACCGTCCCACCATGACCGAGATCGTGACCACGGGCGTTCTCATCGCCATCGCCACCATCATCGCCTTCTATATCGGCCTCCAGGGGGGACGAACAGATATGCTGGATGACAGCGGTGTGGACTTTGGTGCGGTAACTGCCTCCACCATGGCATTCTCGACCCTGTGTCTGGCAAGACTGTGGCATGGTTTCAACTGCCGGGGAAGAGCTGGGATCTTCAAGCTGGGACTGACCACCAACCTGTACAGCATCGGTGCGTTTGGTCTGGGTGCCCTGCTTCTGCACCTGCTGCTTCTGGTGAAGCCGCTGAGCCATGTTTTCAACATCGCTCCGCTGAATCCTCACCTGCTCATGTGGGTATGGGGATTGTCTCTGGCACCGACACTGGTGATCCAGGTATACAAGGCGATCCGGTATCGCTGA